The following coding sequences are from one Carettochelys insculpta isolate YL-2023 chromosome 5, ASM3395843v1, whole genome shotgun sequence window:
- the LOC142013274 gene encoding C-C motif chemokine 19-like gives MKEKAAAAGDKYRQPGPGTGSRLCLLLSQDLHLPERLPLAGTMSLRVLLLLAAALCLCRAQGSENQASDCCLTHKNHPIPHQLVASYRLQGPETGCRLAAAVFITKRSRSLCAPPKARWALQLMEKLERPKAQRSRGPTGSLTRRKGAKARKNRKPQQ, from the exons ATGAAAGAGAAAGCGGCGGCTGCAGGGGATAAATACAGGCAGCCGGGACCCGGCACAGGATCTCGgctctgcctgctcctgagccagGACCTCCACCTGCCAGAGCGCCTGCCCCTCGCTGGCACCATGAGCCTCCgcgtcctgctgctgctggcggctgCCCTGTGCCTCTGCAGGGCCCAAG GGAGCGAGAACCAGGCCTCCGACTGCTGCTTGACACACAAGAACCACCCCATCCCGCACCAGCTCGTCGCCTCCTACCGCCTGCAGGGCCCCGAGACCGGCTGCCGGCTCGCAGCTGCCGT GTTCATCACCAAGCGGAGCAGGAGCCTCTGTGCCCCGCCCAAGGCCAGGTGGGCCCTTCAGCTGATGGAGAAGCTGGAACGGCCGAAAGCCCAGCGCAGCAGGGGCCCCACTGGGAGCCTGACCCGGCGGAAGGGAGCCAAGGCCCGGAAGAACAGGAAGCCCCAGCAGTAA